A window of the Fusarium fujikuroi IMI 58289 draft genome, chromosome FFUJ_chr09 genome harbors these coding sequences:
- a CDS encoding related to phosphoprotein phosphatase 2C: MFGGSSNNSAGNKSESDSKSDKSPSPEPGPGPSAPAPIKTTDQAASGEKRSGNGSPPTRQDTGGSTDKKRRSSSVSSRASSLLASAKNSLNFSQSSRSGGSEVSSQTPLQKLGKQDPALAVPQGQHNNSAGESMPGPKSTFRVGVWEDRNKKCRRTMEDTHAFLYNFVQTPALNDVSLKDKPEGEDRESVSSDMVESDNGYFAIFDGHAGTFAADWCGKKLHLILEDIIRKNPNALIPEVLDQAFTAADAQLEKLPLKNSGCTAAVAVLRWEDRASNDRSAIKSARPEEPVEMDKAKDGASNDEATKATNSKGKGSGRQRVLYTANVGDARIILCRGGKALRLSYDHKGSDEVEGKRIAAAGGLILNNRVNGVLAVTRALGDAYMKKLVTGHPYTTETVIQAESDEFIIIACDGIWDVCSDQEAVDLVRNVEDPISASKQLVDYALNRFSTDNLSCMVVRLDQNKEAAVEVEGAASQVSEADKIVSETRQKIADGSTPAVGVSATSNAPQSEPPIAVQGGSFVPTSLDEVVTEEPPHVADPKSDEVPILNKAAVEEARKDKPAANKPAEEKPAGQA; this comes from the exons ATGTTTGGCGGCAGTTCCAACAACTCAGCGGGCAACAAATCCGAGAGCGATTCAAAATCCGATAAATCCCCTTCTCCTGAACCTGGCCCAGGCCCCAGCGCTCCGGCTCCAATTAAGACGACCGATCAGGCTGCAAGCGGTGAGAAGCGTAGTGGAAATGGCAGTCCTCCTACTCGACAAGATACCGGTGGATCGACCGACAAGAAacgcagaagcagcagcgtCAGTAGTCGGGCTAGCAGTCTTCTGGCTTCCGCCAAAAACTCGCTCAACTTCTCCCAGAGCAGTCGCAGCGGGGGCTCTGAAGTGAGCTCCCAGACACctctccagaagcttggcAAACAGGATCCCGCTCTTGCAGTCCCCCAGGGTCAACATAATAACTCTGCTGGAGAATCCATGCCGGGTCCCAAGTCTACGTTCCGCGTTGGTGTTTGGGAAGATAGGAACAAGAAATGCCGTCGCACTATGGAAGACACCCATgcctttctttataattttgTGCAGACTCCAGCCTTAAATGATGTGTCTTTAAAGGACAAGCCTGAAGGTGAGGATCGGGAATCTGTTTCCTCCGACATGGTTGAGTCAGACAATGGTTATTTTGCTATTTTTGACGGACATGCTGGTACATTTGCAGCCGACTGGTGTGGCAAAAAGCTGCACCTTATTCTGGAAGATATCATACGCAAAAACCCCAATGCTCTGATTCCTGAAGTCCTAGACCAGGCCTTCACGGCCGCTGATGCACAGTTGGAAAAGCTACCCCTAAAGAACAGTGGTTGCACTGCAGCTGTTGCAGTCTTACGCTGGGAGGATCGAGCGTCGAATGACCGATCAGCCATCAAGTCCGCTAGGCCGGAAGAGCCTGTTGAAATGGACAAGGCAAAAGATGGAGCTTCCAATGACGAGGCAACCAAAGCTACAAATTCAAAAGGAAAGGGTAGCGGACGACAAAGGGTACTGTACACAGCAAATGTTGGTGATGCCCGTATCATTCTTTGCCGAGGTGGAAAGGCTCTGAGACTTTCTTACGACCACAAGGGCAGTGACGAAGTCGAGGGTAAAAGGATCGCCGCTGCTGGAGGCCTGATTCTCAATAACCGCGTCAACGGTGTTCTGGCTGTAACCCGGGCTCTTGGTGATGCCtacatgaagaagcttgtcaCGGGCCACCCCTATACCACGGAGACGGTCATTCAGGCCGAGAGCGACGAGTTTATTATCATTGCTTGCGATGGA ATTTGGGACGTATGTAGTGACCAGGAAGCTGTTGATCTCGTGCGCAATGTTGAGGATCCCATATCGGCCTCAAAGCAGCTTGTTGACTATGCACTAAACCGCTTCAGCACTGACAACCTGTCTTGCATGGTCGTCCGACTGGATCAGAACAAGGAGGCTGCAGTGGAGGTGGAAGGTGCAGCGTCCCAGGTCAGTGAGGCAGACAAGATCGTCAGCGAGACTAGACAAAAGATTGCAGACGGTAGCACGCCCGCCGTCGGTGTATCAGCGACTAGCAACGCGCCCCAATCCGAACCCCCTATAGCTGTTCAGGGAGGGAGTTTTGTGCCAACTTCACTGGATGAAGTGGTTACAGAGGAGCCTCCTCATGTTGCAGATCCAAAATCGGATGAGGTTCCTATATTGAATAAGGCCGCTGTTGAAGAGGCCCGCAAGGATAAGCCAGCCGCAAACAAGCCGGCTGAAGAGAAGCCCGCTGGGCAGGCATAA